From a region of the Actinopolymorpha singaporensis genome:
- a CDS encoding TIM barrel protein has product MTFELSPNLTWLFTEAGPSPAARVRAAASAGFRFVDTWALPSADQAADYVAALRETGVTIVVVTAPIGEAGDAAQLETNLSALADALPLARQIGARHLVVTGGTVLDGVDPREQRAALVAFLKRAADIVAGSGVGILLENLNSRVDHRGCFLDSTPETVAIVREVGRPEVAVLYDAYHSLVMGEDVRAVLADAVDHIKHVQVADVPGRHEPGTGTLDWAELLGDLEASGYSGPLGLEYQPTVESVASTQTLRRAMAER; this is encoded by the coding sequence GTGACGTTCGAACTGTCGCCCAACCTGACCTGGTTGTTCACCGAGGCTGGGCCCTCGCCCGCGGCTCGTGTCCGGGCCGCCGCCTCGGCTGGGTTCCGATTCGTCGACACGTGGGCCCTTCCCTCTGCCGACCAGGCAGCGGATTACGTCGCGGCTCTGCGTGAGACCGGTGTGACGATCGTCGTCGTGACCGCGCCGATCGGGGAGGCGGGCGACGCTGCTCAGCTGGAGACGAACCTCTCCGCGCTCGCCGACGCATTGCCACTCGCGCGACAGATCGGCGCACGGCACCTCGTGGTGACCGGTGGAACCGTCCTCGACGGTGTCGATCCCCGTGAGCAGCGGGCCGCGCTCGTCGCGTTTCTGAAGCGAGCGGCGGACATCGTGGCCGGCTCCGGTGTCGGCATCCTGCTGGAGAACCTCAACTCCCGCGTCGACCACCGCGGCTGTTTCCTCGACTCGACCCCGGAGACGGTGGCGATCGTGCGCGAGGTGGGACGGCCCGAGGTCGCGGTGCTCTACGACGCCTACCACTCCCTCGTCATGGGCGAGGACGTCCGGGCGGTGCTCGCCGATGCGGTGGACCACATCAAGCACGTGCAGGTCGCAGACGTACCGGGGCGCCACGAGCCGGGAACAGGAACGCTGGACTGGGCAGAACTGCTCGGCGACCTCGAGGCGTCCGGCTACAGCGGTCCGCTGGGCCTCGAGTACCAGCCGACAGTCGAGTCCGTCGCGTCGACGCAGACGCTTCGCCGTGCGATGGCGGAGCGTTAG
- a CDS encoding phosphotransferase family protein, translated as MSTPRPLLAEFVRRATGSGIDQVERIVEGYSNEVYRVRCTDGQDVVIRILRFDDDTSPAASQAEAAAIEKARAAGVPVPEILLLDTARIDGTEFPVMVQRTVPGRPLSDVINQLAERQRHDVLVEIGGLIARINGINVEDEPDWQTAMAADLAHRYANRDKIIDGGFSPAQFDRMLDLLQGYVRDFPCNRWVLCHGDLSPKHIFVTADGSSGAGVRVSGVVDFGDWKAGAPVHDLAVLRVRGPLLDLTPLLHGYGAPTDQAYRRQLDLHTLLIALGSLEIGVDEQDQACIERSRHQIRTLLADLDDPGFRRPGSASDAVGGQLR; from the coding sequence GTGAGCACACCACGCCCGCTGCTGGCCGAGTTCGTACGCCGTGCCACAGGATCCGGCATCGACCAGGTGGAACGAATCGTGGAGGGCTACTCCAACGAGGTCTACCGGGTCCGGTGCACCGACGGCCAGGACGTGGTGATCCGGATCCTGCGGTTCGACGACGACACCTCCCCCGCCGCCTCGCAGGCCGAGGCCGCGGCGATCGAGAAGGCCCGGGCCGCCGGCGTGCCCGTTCCGGAGATCCTGCTGCTCGACACGGCCCGGATCGACGGCACCGAGTTCCCCGTCATGGTGCAGCGCACAGTGCCCGGCCGTCCGCTCAGCGACGTGATCAACCAACTCGCCGAACGGCAACGCCATGACGTGCTCGTCGAGATCGGCGGGCTGATCGCCCGAATCAACGGAATCAATGTCGAGGACGAACCTGACTGGCAGACCGCGATGGCGGCCGACCTGGCGCACCGGTACGCGAACCGGGACAAAATCATTGACGGCGGGTTCTCTCCTGCGCAGTTCGACCGGATGCTCGACCTGCTGCAGGGATACGTCCGCGACTTTCCCTGCAACCGTTGGGTGCTGTGCCATGGGGACCTCAGCCCCAAGCACATCTTCGTCACCGCTGACGGCTCCAGCGGCGCGGGCGTGCGGGTGAGCGGGGTCGTCGACTTCGGCGACTGGAAGGCCGGCGCACCGGTCCATGACCTGGCCGTGCTCAGGGTCCGCGGCCCGCTCCTGGACCTGACACCACTTCTCCACGGCTACGGCGCGCCAACCGACCAGGCCTACCGGCGGCAGTTGGACCTGCACACACTGCTCATCGCCCTGGGTTCACTGGAGATCGGCGTGGACGAGCAGGACCAGGCCTGCATCGAACGTTCACGTCACCAGATCCGCACCCTGCTCGCCGACCTCGACGACCCGGGTTTCCGACGGCCAGGCAGCGCTTCCGATGCTGTCGGAGGTCAACTGCGGTAA
- a CDS encoding class I SAM-dependent methyltransferase yields MLGPRSGRTHPDASRRPTIELGARRTAPVRVTAVSVDEPWRELASDYETARQRPDSLDRILEWPMQQEVVGDPRGLRILDLGCGSGAKAVHWAHHGAAEVTGVDISGQFVPDPPGNVRLISGDLSDPGAIDQVRDRVYDRILFLQSLSYSTDQVHTLRCARDLLAPQGRIIVQRSHPVRFAVERAEANGTSLGEEYYSADPYQYASGWNPKVTLTRSTQTIADMLNAFAAAGLHIERAVEPQLTPEDRHRYPHKQRWLNKHLGVILFVLQAV; encoded by the coding sequence GTGCTCGGTCCGCGGTCCGGCCGGACGCATCCCGACGCCTCCCGTCGTCCAACCATCGAACTCGGGGCGCGTCGGACCGCCCCTGTTAGGGTGACGGCCGTGTCGGTCGATGAGCCTTGGCGGGAACTTGCGAGTGACTACGAGACTGCTCGGCAGCGTCCGGACTCTCTCGATCGCATCCTCGAGTGGCCGATGCAGCAGGAAGTCGTCGGTGATCCGCGAGGACTCCGGATCCTGGACCTTGGCTGCGGGAGCGGCGCGAAAGCAGTGCACTGGGCCCACCACGGCGCGGCCGAGGTTACCGGCGTGGACATCAGCGGTCAGTTCGTCCCCGACCCGCCGGGCAACGTCCGACTGATCAGCGGAGACCTGTCGGACCCCGGCGCCATCGACCAGGTGCGCGACCGCGTCTACGACCGAATCTTGTTTCTCCAGTCCCTCAGCTACTCCACAGACCAGGTGCACACGCTGCGCTGCGCTCGTGACCTGTTGGCGCCGCAGGGCCGGATCATCGTTCAGCGATCTCATCCCGTCCGGTTCGCTGTCGAACGGGCCGAAGCCAACGGCACCAGCCTTGGCGAGGAGTACTACTCGGCGGACCCGTACCAGTACGCCTCTGGCTGGAACCCCAAGGTGACGCTCACCCGCTCGACCCAGACGATCGCTGACATGCTCAACGCCTTCGCGGCCGCGGGGCTTCACATCGAACGGGCCGTCGAGCCACAGTTGACGCCCGAGGACAGGCACCGCTACCCCCACAAGCAACGGTGGCTCAACAAGCACCTCGGCGTGATCCTCTTCGTCCTGCAAGCGGTCTGA
- a CDS encoding DUF3349 domain-containing protein, translated as MDEARDNFLMRFVEWVRKGYPTGVPRQDYVALLGLLRRKLTNDEILRVADHLVAQAGGDSNTITRQDIETMIHGSVLQAASDDDVARVSAHLAAGGWPLADPPPPTN; from the coding sequence GTGGACGAGGCACGCGACAACTTCCTGATGCGGTTCGTCGAGTGGGTACGCAAGGGCTACCCGACCGGAGTCCCACGTCAGGACTACGTTGCGCTGCTGGGCCTGCTGCGACGCAAGCTGACCAACGACGAGATCCTGCGGGTCGCCGACCACCTGGTCGCTCAGGCCGGCGGCGACAGCAACACCATCACCCGCCAGGACATCGAGACGATGATCCACGGCTCGGTCCTCCAGGCCGCATCCGACGACGACGTCGCCCGCGTCTCGGCCCACCTGGCTGCGGGCGGCTGGCCCCTCGCGGACCCCCCGCCCCCGACCAACTGA